In Felis catus isolate Fca126 chromosome E1, F.catus_Fca126_mat1.0, whole genome shotgun sequence, the following proteins share a genomic window:
- the PYY gene encoding peptide YY has product MVTVRRPWPAVATVLLALLACLGALVHAYPSKPEAPGEDASPEELSRYYASLRHYLNLVTRQRYGKRDSPEAVLSKLLFPDGEDRQVKSRPEGAYMW; this is encoded by the exons ATGGTGACCGTGCGCCGGCCGTGGCCCGCCGTGGCCACAGTGCTGCTGGCCCTGCTCGCCTGCCTGGGGGCGCTGGTCCACGCCTACCCCTCCAAACCCGAGGCTCCCGGCGAAGACGCGTCGCCGGAGGAGCTGAGCCGCTACTACGCGTCGCTGCGCCACTACCTCAACCTGGTCACTCGGCAGCG GTACGGGAAACGCGACAGCCCGGAAGCGGTCCTCTCCAAACTGCTCTTCCCCGACGGCGAGGACCGCCAGGTCAAGTCACG GCCAGAAGGCGCGTACATGTGGTGA